One stretch of Argiope bruennichi chromosome 3, qqArgBrue1.1, whole genome shotgun sequence DNA includes these proteins:
- the LOC129962901 gene encoding uncharacterized protein LOC129962901, with the protein MLLIPERSQTSNINFNICVSVESLPPYLSVSVESLPPYLSVSVESLPPYLSVSVESLPPYLSVSVESLPPYLSVSVESLPPYLSVSVESLPPYLSVSVESLPPYLSVSVESLPPYLSVSVESLPPYLSVSVESLPPYLSVSVESLPPYLSVSVESLPPYLSVSVESLPPYLSVSVESLPPYLSVSVESLPPYLSVSVESLPPYLSVSVESLPPYLSVSVESLPPYLSVSVESLPPYLSVSVQKFSQQKPIHYLYRGSPPLSEYGYPNSEVSRDIFFSSLFVSGEAQVPLA; encoded by the exons ATGCTTTTGATTCCTGAGAGGTCACAAACATCCAACATCAATTTCAACATCTG tgtgagtgtggagtccttgcccccTTACCTtagtgtgagtgtggagtccttgcccccTTACCTtagtgtgagtgtggagtccttgcccccTTACCTtagtgtgagtgtggagtccttgcccccTTACCTtagtgtgagtgtggagtccttgcccccTTACCTtagtgtgagtgtggagtccttgcccccTTACCTtagtgtgagtgtggagtccttgcccccTTACCTtagtgtgagtgtggagtccttgcccccTTACCTtagtgtgagtgtggagtccttgcccccTTACCTtagtgtgagtgtggagtccttgcccccTTACCTtagtgtgagtgtggagtccttgcccccTTACCTtagtgtgagtgtggagtccttgcccccTTACCTtagtgtgagtgtggagtccttgcccccTTACCTtagtgtgagtgtggagtccttgcccccTTACCTtagtgtgagtgtggagtccttgcccccTTACCTtagtgtgagtgtggagtccttgcccccTTACCTtagtgtgagtgtggagtccttgcccccTTACCTtagtgtgagtgtggagtccttgcccccTTACCTtagtgtgagtgtggagtccttgcccccTTACCTtagtgtgagtgtggagtccttgcccccTTACCTTAGTGTGAGTGTTCAAAAGTTTTCCCAGCAGAAGCCTATCCATTATCTCTACCG GGGCTCGCCTCCTTTAAGCGAGTATGGATACCCCAATTCCGAGGTATCCAGGGATATATTTTTCTCGTCTCTCTTCGTGAGTGGTGAAGCACAGGTGCCACTAGCTTGA